In Topomyia yanbarensis strain Yona2022 chromosome 2, ASM3024719v1, whole genome shotgun sequence, one DNA window encodes the following:
- the LOC131679050 gene encoding uncharacterized protein LOC131679050: protein MQQQKRQQHHKSLPTPTPSGEVPALTDEPPAAVGVGPSVPFRVSTETQRNSTTETAPSFPPTASSDTHQAEEPVASVPPGYRGQLRRRTARHTRTILQEPTQPIKGTSVPSVDDPTHTLTATPTNQFSGEPEAPGRHPLGSPRGRLPGRPDHRNDKERSKAHITDETCTRPVATGSFTRSGRQYNPPPTRLTPIQSRADYTVPSGNATNYNLFSNTPAITYPSLSLAAGPSWRTDSYRIRQINTEVPSTADPSPNRLMSREGLSFSPTPPHRRLENKRHRTTNKNKHLTRSVREKAFSPVLAPTADVPYPFDEPPAAASAGGPAPTRVSPYTIIPNQDQISAPAYFPAYDTEQSNTVDASTTFQRALGEKKGRRASSTKPEPRSNLNNEIRKANDSDEPSSSSVTTGSFTRSGRLYNPSSCRTTSATTLPLQSPMAGSWLTDSYGACQINPEISSPAVLAQNPLMSPGERSVSSTQPHNRPTDQRHSITSNNKYVTRSAREKALSPAPAPSVDVPYPVDEPPAAAGAGGPAPIRVSHPTINPNQDQLSSPTYFSANETEQSNSLRPPGRRSVNSTQPHRSPEDKRYSRASPVVSEIHIPPSPTNTANRRRYSGLSTSPPDEKDSTLAIQWNTNGLRANLGELQIIIARNSPICLAIQETHTNSDIDLATWFGNRYQWETARGSNLYQTIGLGIRTDIPSEPIPLTTELIATASRITYPLNCTVANVYLPHTISDFGNKFRNLVRQLPIPFIIMGDFNAHHTSWGSEKCCHRGNVILEVAEDTNTIILNDGSTTFLRGRTSSAIDLTICSSNLAGSLGWRVSPDMGNSDHFPIVISHKYLSPATTRRRQWIFDRADWPVFEEEISESLDHDRNYATDELTNIILRAAGKSIPRTSGTPPPKAVHWWNPEVAAILKDRRTALRALKRTPRDLPIWEKRSSEYRRLRNKGKKAVEEAKAASWTKFIDGISPNSPTPELWRRVNALSGKRRQIGFTLTTDGGTTMDPQAISNQIGTYFQLLSADESLPPAFLRRKAALEASPTSFSPDSSQEYNRAFSNIELATALGCGRGKSTGLDDIGYPMLRHLPPIGKSALLRSFNTIWEGGSFPDNWREALIVPIPKKKRPRIASDFRPISLLPCTSKVMERMVNRRLTTLLEDRNLLDLRQFAFRKGLGAGVHLGSFGEVATQAMNEGHHIDIAILDLAKAYNTTWREGILRQLRQWGIEGNLGLFVQHFLSNRRFQVGIGGSRSNFFQEANGVPQGSVLAVTLFLIGMNSLFATLPKGVFIFVYADDIILVVTGKHKTRVRIKLQAAVRAVVIWAESVGFNIAAEKCAVTHCCNTMHRATDRPVKLLGTIIPFKKEPKILGITIDRKLTFLPHFRNVKQDCKSRKRLIQVISTRHTKCNRTTLLDISRVLIQSKIYYGLELTCCNWEDMVKTLSPLYHGAIRFASNLLPSTPAEAACMEAGILPFKWATAVATLRQALRFLEKTTGTDCALLRTAEEIHSSFTNSPLPQIARLYNTGNRAWSEHGPNTDTNLTRRLKAGVSPNIARASFLQHVNRRYSNHLKIFTDGSKLNGRVGVGVSGVGAGLSTRLPSPCSVFSAEAAAIALAITKKPEDVPVVIFSDSLSVITALSSGNSRHPFVQAIEQSCDSLTSICWVPGHSGIHGNEDADRLACLGRQSSTLLTKKVPAADILNEFKGKAEANFTSHWRSSQGHLQKVKCTLEGWTDRDSRLEQRALSRLRVGHTKITHAHTISRVDPPICESCQTRLTVEHLLINCQELIDLRQQYNLPLSIRDVLDNDPVREETLLAFLKDARIFDAI, encoded by the coding sequence atgcaacaacaaaaACGCCAGCAACACCACAAAAGCCTACCCACACCGACCCCGTCCGGGGAAGTACCGGCCCTCACCGACGAGCCCCCGGCGGCTGTCGGTGTGGGACCATCGGTACCTTTCCGGGTAAGTACCGAAACACAACGAAATTCGACCACAGAAACTGCCCCATCTTTCCCCCCCACAGCATCAAGCGACACACACCAAGCGGAAGAACCGGTTGCCTCCGTTCCCCCGGGCTACCGCGGGCAATTGCGTAGGCGGACCGCCCGCCATACACGAACTATACTTCAGGAACCAACCCAACCGATAAAGGGAACGTCGGTCCCCTCGGTCGACGACCCAACCCATACGCTAACTGCAACACCCACCAACCAATTTTCTGGCGAACCGGAAGCTCCCGGCCGGCATCCGCTAGGAAGCCCCAGAGGAAGACTGCCTGGCCGCCCTGACCACAGGAACGACAAAGAGAGAAGCAAAGCACACATCACAGATGAGACGTGCACAAGACCCGTCGCTACGGGCTCTTTCACCCGCTCCGGCAGACAGTACAATCCCCCACCAACTAGGCTAACTCCAATACAGAGCAGAGCAGATTACACAGTACCAAGCGGAAACGCCACGAACTATAACCTCTTCAGCAACACGCCGGCAATAACATACCCATCCCTAAGCCTAGCAGCGGGCCCCTCATGGCGTACAGATAGCTACAGAATTCGCCAAATAAACACTGAAGTCCCAAGTACCGCGGACCCTTCGCCAAACCGCTTGATGTCCCGGGAAGGACTATCCTTTAGCCCGACACCACCTCACCGAAGACTGGAGAATAAAAGACACAGGACAACCAACAAGAACAAACACCTTACCAGATCTGTTAGGGAAAAAGCCTTCTCCCCTGTACTGGCCCCGACCGCGGATGTCCCGTACCCATTCGATGAGCCTCCGGCGGCTGCCAGTGCAGGGGGCCCGGCTCCCACCCGGGTAAGTCCCTACACAATAATCCCTAACCAAGACCAGATAAGTGCTCCAGCCTACTTTCCAGCCTATGATACTGAACAAAGCAATACAGTGGACGCCTCGACAACCTTCCAGAGGGCTCTGGGAGAGAAAAAAGGCCGCCGTGCCTCATCCACTAAACCTGAACCTAGGAGCAACCTAAACAACGAGATAAGAAAAGCTAACGACTCAGATGAGCCGTCCTCAAGCTCCGTTACAACAGGCTCCTTCACCCGCTCCGGCAGATTATACAATCCTTCATCATGCAGAACAACCTCGGCAACAACTCTTCCATTACAAAGTCCAATGGCGGGGTCATGGCTCACCGATAGCTATGGAGCTTGCCAAATAAACCCCGAAATCTCAAGCCCCGCGGTTCTCGCCCAAAACCCCTTGATGTCCCCGGGAGAGCGATCCGTTAGTTCGACGCAACCTCACAACAGGCCGACGGACCAAAGACACAGCATAACCAGTAATAATAAATACGTTACCAGATCTGCTAGGGAAAAAGCCCTCTCCCCTGCACCGGCCCCGTCCGTGGATGTCCCGTACCCAGTCGATGAGCCTCCGGCGGCTGCTGGTGCAGGGGGCCCGGCTCCAATCCGGGTAAGTCACCCCACAATAAACCCTAACCAGGATCAGTTGAGCTCCCCGACCTACTTTTCAGCCAATGAAACTGAGCAAAGCAATTCTCTAAGACCCCCGGGAAGGCGGTCCGTTAATTCGACGCAGCCCCATAGAAGCCCAGAGGACAAAAGATACAGCAGAGCCAGCCCAGTGGTGTCCGAAATTCACATACCGCCAAGCCCAACAAATACCGCTAATCGTCGGAGATATTCTGGCCTCAGCACATCCCCACCAGACGAAAAGGATTCTACCCTAGCAATCCAATGGAATACCAATGGACTTCGAGCCAATCTAGGTGAGCTACAGATTATTATTGCTCGAAATTCCCCTATTTGTCTTGCGATCCAAGAAACCCACACCAACAGCGATATAGATCTAGCAACATGGTTCGGCAACCGTTATCAGTGGGAAACAGCTAGAGGATCTAATCTCTACCAAACAATCGGCCTCGGCATCAGGACAGATATACCTTCGGAACCAATCCCTTTGACAACCGAGTTGATTGCCACGGCGAGTCGGATCACCTATCCTCTCAACTGTACTGTAGCTAATGTATACCTGCCACACACAATTAGCGATTTCGGAAACAAATTTAGAAACCTTGTCAGACAACTACCCATCCCCTTCATCATTATGGGTGACTTTAACGCGCACCACACCTCCTGGGGCTCAGAAAAATGCTGCCACCGGGGCAACGTAATCCTCGAGGTGGCCGAAGACACCAACACCATCATACTAAATGACGGCAGTACCACATTTCTCCGTGGCCGCACGTCGTCGGCCATAGATCTGACCATTTGTTCCAGCAATCTCGCTGGATCACTCGGCTGGAGGGTATCACCGGATATGGGTAATAGTGATCACTTTCCAATCGTTATATCGCACAAATATTTATCACCAGCAACCACACGCCGAAGACAATGGATTTTCGATCGCGCTGACTGGCCGGTCTTCGAAGAAGAAATCTCGGAAAGCCTGGACCACGACCGTAATTACGCTACTGATGAACTCACCAACATCATATTGAGAGCAGCGGGTAAGAGTATTCCCCGGACCAGCGGCACCCCCCCACCCAAAGCAGTACACTGGTGGAACCCTGAAGTGGCTGCAATCCTTAAAGACCGCCGAACTGCACTGCGCGCACTCAAGAGAACACCCCGAGACCTCCCCATTTGGGAGAAACGGTCGTCCGAATACCGGCGCCTCAGAAACAAGGGAAAAAAGGCCGTTGAAGAAGCCAAagccgctagttggaccaaatTTATCGATGGTATCAGTCCCAATTCTCCAACTCCTGAGTTGTGGAGAAGAGTTAACGCCCTAAGCGGAAAACGTCGGCAAATAGGCTTTACACTCACAACCGATGGAGGCACTACAATGGATCCACAAGCAATATCCAATCAGATTGGCACTTACTTCCAGCTCCTGTCAGCCGACGAATCGCTCCCACCTGCCTTCCTTCGACGCAAGGCTGCATTAGAAGCATCCCCTACGAGTTTCTCACCGGACTCCAGTCAAGAATACAATAGAGCCTTCTCTAATATCGAACTCGCTACAGCTCTTGGTTGTGGTCGAGGCAAGTCAACAGGTCTTGACGATATAGGTTACCCCATGTTGAGGCACCTCCCACCAATTGGGAAGAGTGCACTACTTCGCAGCTTTAACACAATCTGGGAAGGTGGGTCCTTCCCAGATAACTGGCGTGAGGCTCTTATTGTGCCAATCCCAAAAAAGAAAAGACCCAGAATCGCAAGTGACTTTCGCCCAATAAGCCTTCTCCCGTGCACATCTAAGGTGATGGAAAGGATGGTAAACCGAAGACTTACCACGCTCCTGGAGGATCGTAACCTGCTTGATCTCAGACAGTTCGCTTTTCGCAAAGGACTCGGTGCCGGAGTACACTTGGGATCATTCGGCGAAGTGGCAACTCAGGCCATGAACGAAGGTCACCATATCGATATCGCCATTCTGGACTTAGCCAAGGCCTACAACACTACGTGGCGTGAAGGAATCCTCCGACAACTTAGGCAATGGGGGATTGAAGGAAATTTAGGCCTCTTCGTgcagcattttttgagtaacagGCGTTTTCAGGTTGGTATAGGTGGAAGCCGATCTAACTTTTTCCAAGAAGCAAATGGGGTTCCCCAAGGCTCCGTCCTGGCGGTGACGCTCTTTCTTATCGGGATGAACTCACTGTTCGCCACCTTACCAAAGGGTGTTTTTATATTTGTATATGCGGATGACATTATCTTGGTAGTCACCGGAAAACATAAGACGCGCGTACGAATCAAACTCCAAGCTGCTGTAAGAGCCGTCGTCATTTGGGCGGAATCAGTCGGCTTCAACATTGCGGCCGAGAAATGTGCAGTTACACACTGTTGCAATACCATGCACAGAGCAACGGATCGGCCGGTGAAACTACTCGGTACCATTATACCGTTCAAAAAAGAACCAAAGATTCTGGGTATTACGATTGATCGTAAATTGACCTTCCTACCGCATtttagaaatgtaaaacaagacTGCAAGAGCAGAAAGCGATTAATTCAAGTAATTAGCACACGACATACCAAATGTAATCGCACAACCTTGCTTGACATTAGTCGGGTCTTGATCCAAAGCAAAATATATTATGGACTCGAACTAACATGCTGCAACTGGGAAGATATGGTCAAGACGCTTAGCCCACTATACCATGGAGCGATTCGTTTTGCATCCAACCTCCTACCCAGCACGCCTGCTGAAGCTGCATGTATGGAGGCTGGTATACTCCCATTCAAATGGGCCACAGCAGTTGCAACTCTGAGGCAGGCCCTTAGATTCCTCGAGAAAACAACTGGCACTGACTGCGCTTTGTTACGGACCGCTGAAGAAATCCACTCCAGCTTCACAAACTCCCCCCTGCCGCAAATCGCCCGACTATACAACACCGGAAACCGTGCCTGGTCAGAACACGGACCGAACACTGATACCAATCTGACCCGCCGTCTGAAGGCAGGTGTTTCCCCCAACATTGCCCGAGCCAGTTTTCTACAACATGTCAATAGAAGGTACTCAAACCACCTGAAGATATTTACCGACGGATCAAAGTTAAATGGAAGGGTAGGGGTGGGTGTGAGTGGAGTGGGAGCTGGTCTTTCAACTCGCCTTCCCTCGCCGTGCTCTGTCTTCTCTGCTGAAGCTGCTGCCATCGCTCTCGCTATCACAAAGAAACCCGAAGATGTTCCAGTTGTTATTTTTTCCGACTCCTTGTCTGTTATAACCGCACTATCCTCCGGAAACTCCAGGCACCCATTTGTGCAGGCTATCGAACAATCTTGCGACTCGCTCACCTCCATCTGCTGGGTACCTGGACACAGTGGCATCCACGGTAATGAGGATGCAGACCGCCTGGCATGCCTCGGACGTCAATCCAGCACCTTACTCACCAAGAAGGTTCCAGCGGCAGACATCTTGAATGAGTTCAAAGGGAAAGCGGAAGCAAATTTTACAAGCCATTGGAGAAGCAGCCAGGGACATCTACAAAAAGTCAAGTGTACACTCGAAGGATGGACCGACCGTGACAGCAGACTCGAACAGAGGGCTCTGTCCCGGCTCCGCGTGGGACACACAAAAATCACTCACGCTCACACCATATCACGTGTCGACCCTCCGATCTGTGAATCCTGCCAAACTAGACTGACGGTCGAACACTTGCTGATTAACTGCCAGGAGCTAATCGATCTCCGTCAGCAGTACAACCTGCCCTTGTCCATTCGGGATGTTTTGGATAACGACCCAGTTCGAGAGGAGACCCTACTAGCCTTCTTAAAAGATGCTAGGATCTTTGATGCAATTTAA